The Malus domestica chromosome 13, GDT2T_hap1 genome includes a window with the following:
- the LOC103452367 gene encoding uncharacterized protein produces the protein MDRNNYLSWRSQFQDILEIHGMEDVMTINSKPPKKLDDGSVNPHYSRDKLILSWIKATYISSIRTILIPCTYAYNSWTFLEKRLSPLSKTHILTLRDQLRTLKKDSEKPMSDYLMHGKSLADSLNTAGSSISEDDLIECLLDGLGPEYKEFTTAVHLRPSLLYDDFYDLLIEEENLIKKMSYFSLSNGVAFTAHHRSNGPSKSISNGNRFSFSNRSFNHGQGCDCIVLVVVGVLLIPTARPI, from the coding sequence ATGGACCGCAACAATTATCTTAGTTGGCGATCTCAATTTCAGGATATTCTTGAAATTCATGGCATGGAAGATGTCATGACTATCAATTCTAAACCACCGAAGAAGCTCGATGATGGCTCTGTCAATCCCCATTATTCTAGGGACAAACTCATTCTCAGTTGGATCAAGGCTACCTACATATCCTCTATACGAACTATTCTAATCCCTTGCACCTATGCTTATAATTCTTGGACTTTCTTGGAAAAACGTCTGTCACCTCTCTCCAAGACTCACATCCTCACTCTTCGTGACCAACTTCGCACTCTTAAGAAAGATTCGGAGAAGCCCATGTCTGACTATCTAATGCATGGCAAAAGCCTTGCAGATTCTCTTAATACTGCTGGTTCCAGTATCAGTGAAGATGACCTCATTGAATGCCTTTTAGATGGCCTTGGTCCTGAATACAAGGAGTTTACCACCGCTGTTCATCTTCGCCCTTCTCTCTTATATGATGATTTTTACGACCTGCTCATTGAGGaagaaaatctcataaaaaagaTGTCATATTTTTCCTTGTCCAACGGTGTTGCCTTCACCGCTCATCATCGCTCTAATGGCCCGTCCAAATCCATCTCCAATGGAAATCGGTTCTCCTTCTCCAATCGTTCTTTTAACCACGGACAAGGTTGTGATTGCATCGTCCTGGTGGTGGTTGGCGTTCTTCTAATTCCCACCGCTAGACCAATTTGA